CACCAGCAGGGCTGTAAATCCAATAACCTTCATGGACAGATTATTCTATCTGCAGCCACATCACAACCATTCAgcttctctttctctatctTCTGCTCCCATTATTATTGGGTGTTTGCGCCCCCCCCTTACAGTATGCACAACGAGGACAGCAGGTGCAGAATAGAAGATGAGTTACCACCCGTTATTGTCATTTCATCTGTACATTTAGTGCCAAGCATGTACTTAGAGGCtccctgcagaggaaacaggaaagatAAGAGATGATTTAGCAGTGGTGGTGCCTCAGGACAGGGAAGACTGGGGTTATCCAGtttaacatttcatatttaGTGTCATCAGTTCAGAAGCTACTGTTTTagttttgaaatattaaaagctttttgcagtccagtttatttttcttagttACTTTTTGCTGATTTTGGTGGGTTTTATTCCTCCTTCTATTTCTTCCAGTTAAGACATAAACAAACGCATGCACACAGTAATAATGACGAATATACCTGTCTTAATTTCTGAGCGCTAAGCTGACAGagctaaaataaaatggattggAAAAGTATGACTGACACAAAATGTGTATGTAACTACTttttttgaattgaattattctaaatttattaaatattctGGATTAAACTCTGTACCTAGGGAAAGATGTGGCCCATTGTGTCAGTTGTTGATCAGGCCTGTTTGACTAAAGAGGAGAATCATCATAGGTTGATTCTATTTTCCAGAATATGATGGTATTCAAGACACTTGCATTTAAGATGTAATGATAAATTGTGCATCTTTTACCTTCTGCCTTTATCTCCACTGGAGCTTCAACTTCATTCAATTCTATGTGACATGATtgggttttgttgttgcctgATAGGAACAAATAGGCCAAGCTTACTCGTGAAGCTAAATAAAAGCCTGTTATGTTTTGTGTCCTTCCCACAGGAGACGCAGCAGATTCCCACAGAAGATGTTTCTCTTGACATCTGCCTCTCAAACAGTCAGAAGGTTACAGTCAACATCCTGACCTCAGATCAGACGGAGGATGTGCTTGATGTAAGTGTAGTTGAATTCAAGGAATTTAATCTATGCTGTTCACATCAGTGGTGACAGAAACCTATGATCTCCTGCTGGCAGGCCAAATTCTTGTAGACTCTACCATAAACTCACCAGACAGTTTGTAAATCAGATGATGTCAAACTCACTAATATAGACTGTCTTAACCAAAGCAGTGCTGTAAGAAGTCATGGTTATTTAGAGCtatcttataaaaaaaaacacaacataataaTATGCTAACAAAGCCAAGTAAAATATGATTAAAGACCTGATGAGCATGtgcaacataaaaacaacaacctacAACAAATTAAGAAAGGGAAAATTAAAGCATTAAGgacaaaatgaacaatttaaATTATATAACGAAGCAAATATACAGTCAGATGCATCATGGATatttaaagtgtattttttttcattccatgGATGAAGTAGTGGACACACCTTTTAGAACATGCATTTCATCTCTGATCTGCATTGACCATAATCACACACAACCTATCACTGCACACACTCTAAAATAACACATCACAGTAAATGTGTTGATGCTTCATCATAATGTCCTTGACTGTAAATCTAGATTGTTGGAATGCTTTAAGTACTCTCATGAAAGTTTAACTACAGATGTCCTCCATCCACCACAGCAGAATATATTTCAGTCAGAACAGTTTCACGATATGTGTGCCTGGAAGGGGATGTTGggctgtgtatgcatgtgtggtttcttAACTTGTCTCAGCTGTAATTGTGTTTCTAAAAATTAAACTACTATCACTTATGTTGCAATTGTGTTACAGGAATTAAAAACAAGATCAAAGAATACATTTTGCCATTAAAACAGACAAAGGTAGTTTTTTATATCCAAGTTGTCATGGATGAACAATATAACAGAAGTGACAGTAATAATACTTGATAAGTTGAGTCAAATCATCCATTTAAAATCTGTCACTTTAGAGATTTTATTGTAGTATAGATTGTAGCATATGATCACGgttaatcagtttttttctgcattccTCATGTCTTcctgaaagaaaatctgattaaaGGTTGAAATAATGGaatctgatttaaaataaaCGGCTCTCGGCTCTCGGCTctcggctctctctctctctctctctctctctctctctctctctctctctctctctctctctctctctctctctctctctctctctctctctctcttgctctctctctctctctcttgctctctctcttgctctctcttgctctctctctttctgttcttttcatctctcctcaGGCTGTGGCAACAAAACTTGACCTTCCGGATGACCTTGTTGGATATTTCAGTCTCTTCCTCATTCGTGAGGGTATGGATGGCGGTTTAACATGTGAGTTTGAACATCAAAtccttaaaagaaaaaggagtaaaaaaaatcttgtttgaCATTTACTTGTCTCTGTAATTATTAGAGTGCATTCTCAAtaatatacacaaaaataattattaattattgacTACATCACCACATGTTTTTAGGGTGTGGGGTCGGGGCTAGGTACATATTTATCATTACATAAACATTACATGAACgtaacattttaaagaaattgaTTAAGCTTGTGAATTTTGCAAGAAATAATTGATTCCACAATCTAATgagctgcctgtgtgtgcagagagcagctgcacACACCCCTCAAAGTGGGTTGTGGGTTTCCAGGTTGTGGTAACAGATGAGTTGGAgttacatgtatgtatgtgtgtgggttgtCTGTTGCTCTTGTCTTTTATACACAAGCTGGCGAAATTGGATAATGTCAGACAAATATGCAAAACGTATAGATGAGTGAAGGACAGTTATTTATTATAAAGGTAAAGGGTGATGCAAATTAGTTTTCTAGGAGAATCAACACAGGAAGGTGCCGGAAGATTAATTTGAAATGTGGGAGACTCCTGGGAAAAACAGGAGTGGTGACATGCATGCACAAGAGACGTAATGCATCACTGGCTAAATTGCATGATTCATCTTTTTGGTGCTTGGAAGCTGTGAGACCcaagctctgtgtgtttgatggcTGGATCATTCAAAACAGTTGTGCAGTGTTTAGAGTGGCTGGGGCTGCCACACCAGGCTATATGCAATGTATTCAAGTAAAGAATACAGCCGATGTTGTAAATTCAAGCTCTAATACCTAGTAACCTTTCCTTTATAAAGAGGAGACCTCTCAAATGAATTTATGCTTAAAACGGCTACTCCACTAAAACAACAATCTGTAAATTTCAAGATAATTATGCTTTTTTATAACAAGCCATAACTAAGCTGCTCTAAATCATTTACAGTTGATTcaaactgcagctgtcagaATACTCACTCCAACAAACCGTCTGTCTCACATTATTTCTTACCCTCCATTTGCCTCCTGTAAATTTTTGAATAAACAAGTTCCTGATGATTACATATaatgggggggggcagggcaGGCATGGATTGTTGTGCACTTACTTTTCGCACCACCTGCATTGTGACAAGAACAATCACAGTGACTCAGACAACAGAACAGGCAGCAGCAAGACCTTCCTGCATCAAGATTTTTAAGTTTGCcaattcattttccttttcatcagAGCCCTGTTAGATCAAATCCCCAATCAGTCCCATGACGCTGCTCTTCTCTCGTTCACCACCTGCCAAAACACTTCTCACACTAAATCCACTGTCGCTGAAAATGGTGCCAGGTGAATTCAGAGGAATATTTAAATATTCCAAGAATGTTGCATATTCTGGGCACAGCTTCAATCTGAAAATCTGAGTGGTCTGAAGGAGAAATGCTGTGTGTTAATATGACTTGAATACTAGAATAAATACGGCATAGTAGGCTGTGGATAAAACACAACTACTGGTGGGAGTATTGATGTGgatggcaaggaaaaactccAGTCCCTACTGACAGGCAGCAAGTTTCCCAGAAGTATGAGTCAAAATCAATATATGCGATAAACTATGCATaggcatgtttttgtgtgcccaCTGATGATTTTCTTCACCAAGGAATACTCAGTATTTAAAGCTCTGGCTTGTATGAGGGTTTTTTTGTGCTTGAGATCTCCTTCAATCTCCTGAGGGAAAGGGTTGcaatgaaaactgttttcagaTTTAAGCACTTGCACCCAAATATTACACAAATATAAGCACACAAAGTTTTATCCCTCTGGAACCTGTCCAGATGGACTCTTCCCATCTGGAATTGTGTGTAGTTGGCATCATTATCTAAATGTCCTTGAGAATTTATTGCATTTGTGTCTTATTCCCCTCTTTCTATCttcctttgtttccttcctAGTTGTGCGGAAGCTGCAAGAGTTTGAGCTACCTTATGTATCTATTACCAGCCTACGGAGCTCTGAATTTCACATACTCCTACGGAAAAGGTACCCACCACCTGTTCACATCATGTCTTTGAATTTCATCATGTACTTCCCTAAAGTTCTCTCCTGCACATCCACTGTAATTATAGCTGTTATTCATTGTCCCAAACATTCAGGGTTTATTTATCTAATCCTGTAATAATGCTGGTtgcagattttgtttgtgtttagcaAGACCCCATAAGCTATATCTGTTGtacttgttattttaattcagTATTTTCAGTAATTCAATAAAATCATTCCGGGTGTTAGTCATTTCATTGCTTATCTGCAGGGAAGCACTGGAATCACACACCAACTTCAATTCTCCtcaaatagtaaataaataaataatagaaatatttcAACTTGTCTTTAAAGTTGCAGTTGCTAGAACAAGCAGTCTAACTATCAAACTAGAAGGTAAATCAGCGAAATTATGCAAACAACATAGcacattttagatttaaaaaagagatgtaatcatgtttgtttttatagctGTTAGGTTATTTTGCCCAGCATTGCTGCAGTGTGTAACCACTGCCTTGCAAGTCGAATGGGAAACTCCACCACTTTTAGTAACAAAGTCTGCTTTACTGTTTTGGTGCGTGTTACAACAtagttgggggaaaaaaactgtataAAACAGTTTGTGTCTCCATAGGGAGCTGCATAAAATCTGATAAATAGCCTCAAGTAAAGGAATCGTCATCATCTGAGGCTAAAGGCTACAGTTTGGAAAATGAAGAATCTGTGGATTTGAACTTAGAGAGATGTGAGGTTACCAGACTTATAGTGCCTGCCCTTCAGCGGCCCCATTGCTCAGAGGCCCAAAGCTACATTACTGCTAGATTGATGAGGAAGTGATATTGCttgttttgctgtatttattaATACTATCTATCCTGAGTCTAATGTGTGTCGTAGTTAATTGGTGTAGTTTGATCttaagctttttcttttttgtttgaattgtAAAAATCTACATTTGTTGTATGAAAGCTATTTAAATCAAAGTTAGAATTATTAGTATAATGGTCAAAATTACATCTACTGAAACATGGATTTAGTCAGGTCAGTTATGTGATGTAAGAAGACTtgatgcaaaaatattttttgtcacatttcttgACAACCAGTGTACAGGGCTGTGTACAGGGCAATTCTCTCAGATTGGAAATGTATTTTAGTGTTTGAAGTGAGGAGGCCCATCAAACAGGAGGCAAGTTTCAAACCAAATCCATTGGTTTAAACAGGAACACTTAGTGTTAAATTGTCAAAGATTGTAGGTCCTTAAACTTCTCTGCCCCTCCAACAACAGCACTCACATGGTGTATACTCCAATATTTCTTCTAGTCCTACAGAATAATCCTTGGGTGCTggtatttttatgtttctgtcataATTATTGAAATCAGTTTTCAGTCAGAGACAAATTCACAAGTGTAGGTTTGCACAAAGAAAGGGGTCAGGGGCTGCTTTTGCAAGGGAATAAGCCTCTTTCATCATGCTAACAAGTGTTGAAAAACTAATTCTGTGTATGGAAAATACAgatattgccccccccccagccttAAATTACAGACTGCTTCCCTATTCAGCTGAACATTTTTCTACTTCctcatttgctttttctttcgTCACCCTACCCCCTGCTGCCTGAGGTACACAGGATGTTTACTTTCTTTCTGCCTCAAGGAAAGTCTTAGTCCTCCTGACCTAGTTTCACTGTGGAGTATGGAGCAGCAAGAGTGAATGTAGAGCTAAAAAGTGGAGATTGAGGGAAAACAGACCCCCAGTGAGATTCAACGAAGGACCAGGCTAAGAATGAGGGAAATGCTGTCTCAGTCCAGTGAAAACATTAAGTCATCATGCCAGCCTTTTCATGTTGTGCAGTACAGCaaagaattaataaaataaaaacaggcatATGAATAATATTGAGACATTTTTGTAGGTCAGCGGCAAATAAGCTATGTATTACGAGAATTCAAATACAGTCTGTATGTCTCAGCAGGGGTTCTCAGTCTACTTTTGACTGCTACTGAAACTGCAAAACATCTAACAGATACAGGCACAGTCATGTCCTTTCATTCTCTTCCTTCCATTCTCCTCTCAATCTCACTCTGTCTTGTGTATCTCTCATTACCATTACCTGATGTGGTAAGGAAGCATGCTGCTTGAAAAACTTCATCCATCAGCACGCCTTGTCTCATGAAATTACAGCATGTTAAATTTCACACTGGTGCTAAAGTGTGGGAAGACATGAATGATCATTTGCTTGAGCAcaaggatggaaaaaaaagtcagtgcTGCTCTAAGTCAGATGGCAATCATTCTTTCCTGAGGTATGAAACCTGTGTTTAATCAGTCTGAATGGAAAATTTGGTCCAAATAATTTTCATCAGGAGTAATTGGTTTGCCAGATGTTATCTTTCCAACtttctttaaactttttttgtgaTCAGATTTGTGGCATTTGCATATGGCCCCACTTCAGATCGCCTCTCTCACTGCTTCAACAATTGGATTGGATTTCATACATTATTTTTATGTCACACTCTATTCCTCAAGCTGCCCTGCAGCACCAACACATTAGCAATACTCCTAACCCACCTCAATATACTAACACTGCTATCCCCCTGATGAGGcaaattttattttgcatttcatatCACAAATCAATTTAAGTGATGACACTGTTGAAAGTAATTGCTGACCTGTAGGCCCATAGTGTTAATGTTGTCAAACCATGTACTTCTAAATGAGGTTTTCTTGAGATTTTCAGGTAAACTAAGAAATAGGAGACAACTATCATGCTTCTTAATCCACATAAACCGTTTAAATACAGTGAATTATCTGAAAAATACTTTTgagataaattatttatatacaATACAATAGAAACAGAAACCATCATGTTAGAAGGGCTTATCGGGTAACTTGTCTAACACTGAATAGGATCACAACGCAGTGTAATGTTCAGTATGCAGACAGAGGTAAAAGACCTTTCAACAAAGACCATGGTAATCttctttcattgtgtttcagGCTTTTTAAGCCTCCATTAAAATTGGCACCATCAAAAGCAACCATTTACCTAAATttcaatattaatataaatttcCATATTAGAATATAGATTTGTAGAAACTCACTCCTGGGGCTATTTCCCCTCTGCAGCTACTGGGACATGGCGTATGATGCTGACATGATGGACAACAGAGTTGGCCTGAATTTGCTATATGCCCAGGTAAGTGATTTCATGGCTCGGGTAAATCCAGGTCTGTTATGAATTTTCAGCTGTAGTAGTGATCATGATCACATGATCCTATTAATAACAGATTCCCTTTGCTGCGACAGCTGTCATCTTTTCTATGAAGCATTTTTGGTGTGgctaatttgattaaaatctgcAACTGCTGAATTTTCCTCTGTGCagcaaaaatgcattttaaaaaaagttaacaTCTAAGAAGAATAAATAgtttttggtgcatgtgtatttgtgcatgtttaTTTGCTGAGCTGCACTGTTTATATGAAAGCCACTGGCTATAATTTCTCCCACATGtgtaaatggaaacaaaaaagaaaaaacttagTGTATTCCTCTGTGTAGCAAGAAGAACTTCAgttcttgtttttccttcacCAGACAGTGTCTGACATTGAGAGAGGCTGGATACTGGTCAACAAAGACCAGCACaggcagctgaaatcactgCAAGAAAAGGGCTCCAAGAAAGAGGTAAGCAAGGGCATGTTCAAGGTTATTCAGCCTCAACGGCATCTAAGTTAAATCCAGCTGAttctcagaaatgtttttgtcccAGGATAAACCTGTAGACCTGAGTACTGCCTCTGGTGTATTCTGTCTTATACAATTAGCTTATGTTTCtcttgatatatatttttaatgaagtaTGGTAGAGAATTAAAACTTTTATCGCCAAGGATTAGAGAAAGGCAAGACTTTTAGAAACCATTGTCATCTAAAAtagcttttgttgtgtttcctttccAGTTCATTCATCTAGGCCAGACGCTGAAATATTATGGCTATATCAAGTTTGACCCATGTATCACTGACTTTCCTGAGAAGGGCTGCCAAGTCATCGTCAGTGCTGGCAACAACGAACTCAACTTCCATGTCAAGCTGCCCAACGAGCAGATGAAGGAGGGAAGTTTCAAGGTCACACGCATGAGATGCTGGCGAGTCACATCCTCTGTAAGTGGAATTGTAAGACAGTATTAGGATGACTGACTTTACCTTTAACCATGTGTATATCTCTGAGGGTTGGAAAGAATAAAACTTGAATCCTATACATTACTGAGTCACCCTTATGTAGCTAGACCCCCTCTCAAACCAAACAGGCCCTCCACTGTGCCACAAACGAATATCCTTAGTCTTACCAAGCATCACTTTTTACTTCTACTGCTTGCTTAAAGTGCTGACCTCCACACCATCTATCTTCTTCAGTTCAATTACCTAAACACTCAGTCCACACAGGGATAGTGCTTTATTGATCCAGCAGTATCCTGTGTTTAAACGGATAATTGTCCTTTAGTGAGGAGGGGCTATAATGGCATCCAGGTGGCATGCATTGAAACAATTACAACTAAACCTGTGAAATAATATACGGATGAATTTATGTGAAACAGTGTTGTTTAGACTTGTCACCTAAAAACTGACATGCTCCCATGTCTCTCAGCACCGTACATGAGCAGATGACAGTGATGGATTGATCAGCCCCATGCATTTTACATCGTAAACAAATAGAGGGTActgttgaggggaaaaaaggaaaaacaggaactTTTCCAGTATTTTATACTTTCTTGAGGCAGTGAAAGACTTTTGTGTCTGAAAAAGCAAGACAAGAAAACTACCACATAttactgtaaaatatgaaacatgaacTTGAAGTATGTTTAATAGGCACACCAAATGGGTTGTATGGTAAGTTGGGGTTGAGGATTTAGTGGAGATTCAGATGAAATTGCGAGTGGTTGTGGAATTTGTTTCTAAAAGGATCAAGCACCAGTTGTGAGCATTGTTTTTTAAGCATGTTTCTATATGAAGGTGCCAAAAATATTgtcaaaatatttgaatttgacTGGACACATTTAACTCTGtagttttctctttattttcaaaCTGCAACAGCTGGCAATATATACAGCACAAATCCCTTATcgagtgaatgaaataaaacataactttCACGCAGAACTGCCTCAGAAAAATTGGGTACAAATTAAAACCACCATCCACCACATAGTTAATCTGCCtcaaatgtgctttattttctctgcaAGAGACAGTTCCTCTAAATGCTGGAACAGTTTACTTCCACTTCTTTGAATAGCATTACAGGCAGCTCTACCCACATAATTTCTGCCACGATTTGAAAGATGAATGTTTACAGACACAAGATTAAATAGAGACGAAGTAAACAGATCACATTTGTATTGCATTAGTGCTCAAGCTGGAGTTACATATGACTCTCCAGTTCATGTGCACAGAAATCTGGACAAATTAAAATGCTGCCCTCCCCAGGATGATCAATTCATCAGCTCATTTTCAGAGGCTGAAGTCATTTTAATGTGTGActattcaaaacatttcattctgtgCTGCATTGAACCCCCTTGTAGCCAAATTTCAAATTACATTTGGAAGAGCCCAtgtaaacagtgtgtgtgtatggtggtGGTCTGCATACAtcagacttttttgtttttcgcAGCTCTTTATTGATGCTATTTTCCTGTATGTGGTTAGCATGGGAGGTAGAGCCAGTTTCTTGCCCAGCAGAAACTGTCTCAGTGAAGACCACATGCTTCATAAATGTGGAATGAGAGCTCGACTCCAGGGAACTGTGGGCCACTGAGCTTCACAAACTTTCGAAGGCAGTTAAAATTCTGCGCAAGTCCACATTTCTTCACTATCTGCACTCATTTTAATCTTTTAGCACCTGCTGTCTCAACATTTGGCTGGCTGTCACTTGTGATGCAGCAGGTCAAAAAGGACAGCCTAAGAAGAGATGCAGGctagaaaatgtgatttttggcTGCTCACATGTACACATGACCTCCCAGCCATGAAGCAGAACAGGCAAACTAAATCTAGTTTGTTGTTCTTGAACTACTGAGGaaatatatctttttcatttatttatttatttatttaactaaaTTATAAGAGGCTGCTGTTAACAGCTGTAGCATTTGTGGTGTACTGATGGTGGCACAAATGATGGTCCTTTTGTCCATCTCTGCAGCAAGTTCCAATAGCCAATGGTACAACCAATCCCTGCAGCTCAGCCAAGTGTGAGGTCAAGCTAGAGCTGGCCTTTGAGTATCTGATGAGTAAGGACCGTCTTCAGTGGGTCACCATCACCAGTCAACAGGTAAGATGCAGCAACAAGCAGCAATAAGCATCacattaaattgtttttgtttggtagGAATGACTAAGGaagatttttcatttaaaacttgATTCAGCAAGTTTACAGTATTTCAGATTTTACCGACTTTCAATCTGTGATTTCAGGCTATCATGATGAGTATCTGTCTTCAGTCAATGGTGGATGAATTGATGGTGAAAAAGTCAGGTGGCAGCATAAAAAAGGTTTGTTATGCAAAATTGTGGTTGTAACGacactcacaaatacacatttcacacattttatttaaaaaagaagttttacatttctcatttcattcatGGATTTGCTATGACTAACTAATGTAGTTGATTGTTGCTCAACTATTATTTGCAAGTTGCTCTTCTGAAAGCACATTACATGCAAATGTAAAGTGAACCTCACAATAATATGTTTTTGGCTTCTGCTCACCTTCCAGATGCTGAGGAAAAGACATAATGGCTCCATACACAGAACAGACAGTCAGCAAGCTGTGAAATCTCCCCCTCTGCTGGTGAGGAACAGGATTTCTTTAGGTTTTGAACCTGATCTGTATCTCATGCTCTCAACAGTTTTGTTCTTAACGTGACATGTTTTGACTGCAGGACTCTCCTGACCCGAACCGTGAACAAATTGTCAAACTCTCAGTGAgtatattcttttcttttttttttttggtttggttttggtgtgctgcataattaaaaaaacaaatgtgtaggaaaaaaatgaaaagtgcagCAGCTGGAACAGAAGCTGAAACATGTTATAATAAGTCAATGTCAGTCTGGTGTTGATTACAGTATTGATTATTCTATTTAGACCAAGCTAAGTTCAGTGTCCCTTCGAGGGATCAGCGCCTCCAACTCAGCAAATGACATCAGTGGCAATGATTTCCACGGCAACTATGCTTTCGAAGGAATTGGGGATGATGACCTGTAGCCCCTCCGCCCCCGTCgattctccctcctccccttt
This genomic interval from Echeneis naucrates chromosome 24, fEcheNa1.1, whole genome shotgun sequence contains the following:
- the snx17 gene encoding sorting nexin-17 isoform X1 encodes the protein MSCRPDNEVVGIAFPRISKPVDDPRSSLLLLCSQRRQSLQWTLWGNSGVFSIVGCADVEGLGNSTVFFFLFLFFFVPVKMHFSIPETEVCSGENGSTYVAYNIHVNGVLHCRVRYSQLLGLHEQIKKEYGSNVVPAFPPKKIFTLTPAEVEQRREQLEKYMQAVRQDPLLGSSEMFNSFLRKAQQETQQIPTEDVSLDICLSNSQKVTVNILTSDQTEDVLDAVATKLDLPDDLVGYFSLFLIREGMDGGLTFVRKLQEFELPYVSITSLRSSEFHILLRKSYWDMAYDADMMDNRVGLNLLYAQTVSDIERGWILVNKDQHRQLKSLQEKGSKKEFIHLGQTLKYYGYIKFDPCITDFPEKGCQVIVSAGNNELNFHVKLPNEQMKEGSFKVTRMRCWRVTSSQVPIANGTTNPCSSAKCEVKLELAFEYLMSKDRLQWVTITSQQAIMMSICLQSMVDELMVKKSGGSIKKMLRKRHNGSIHRTDSQQAVKSPPLLDSPDPNREQIVKLSTKLSSVSLRGISASNSANDISGNDFHGNYAFEGIGDDDL
- the snx17 gene encoding sorting nexin-17 isoform X2, producing the protein MSCRPDNEVVGIAFPRISKPVDDPRSSLLLLCSQRRQSLQWTLWGNSGVFSIVGCADVEGLGNSTVFFFLFLFFFVPVKMHFSIPETEVCSGENGSTYVAYNIHVNGVLHCRIKKEYGSNVVPAFPPKKIFTLTPAEVEQRREQLEKYMQAVRQDPLLGSSEMFNSFLRKAQQETQQIPTEDVSLDICLSNSQKVTVNILTSDQTEDVLDAVATKLDLPDDLVGYFSLFLIREGMDGGLTFVRKLQEFELPYVSITSLRSSEFHILLRKSYWDMAYDADMMDNRVGLNLLYAQTVSDIERGWILVNKDQHRQLKSLQEKGSKKEFIHLGQTLKYYGYIKFDPCITDFPEKGCQVIVSAGNNELNFHVKLPNEQMKEGSFKVTRMRCWRVTSSQVPIANGTTNPCSSAKCEVKLELAFEYLMSKDRLQWVTITSQQAIMMSICLQSMVDELMVKKSGGSIKKMLRKRHNGSIHRTDSQQAVKSPPLLDSPDPNREQIVKLSTKLSSVSLRGISASNSANDISGNDFHGNYAFEGIGDDDL
- the snx17 gene encoding sorting nexin-17 isoform X3 — encoded protein: MSCRPDNEVVGIAFPRISKPVDDPRSSLLLLCSQRRQSLQWTLWGNSGVFSIVGCADVEGLGNSTVFFFLFLFFFVPVKMHFSIPETEVCSGENGSTYVIKKEYGSNVVPAFPPKKIFTLTPAEVEQRREQLEKYMQAVRQDPLLGSSEMFNSFLRKAQQETQQIPTEDVSLDICLSNSQKVTVNILTSDQTEDVLDAVATKLDLPDDLVGYFSLFLIREGMDGGLTFVRKLQEFELPYVSITSLRSSEFHILLRKSYWDMAYDADMMDNRVGLNLLYAQTVSDIERGWILVNKDQHRQLKSLQEKGSKKEFIHLGQTLKYYGYIKFDPCITDFPEKGCQVIVSAGNNELNFHVKLPNEQMKEGSFKVTRMRCWRVTSSQVPIANGTTNPCSSAKCEVKLELAFEYLMSKDRLQWVTITSQQAIMMSICLQSMVDELMVKKSGGSIKKMLRKRHNGSIHRTDSQQAVKSPPLLDSPDPNREQIVKLSTKLSSVSLRGISASNSANDISGNDFHGNYAFEGIGDDDL